From the Bacillota bacterium genome, one window contains:
- a CDS encoding inositol-3-phosphate synthase: MSKEIKVAIVGVGNCASSFIQGLEYYRQVDPEGTVGLMHPVIGGYKVSDIVPVAAFDIARNKVGKDLAEAIFSAPNCAYVYPDVKVRPTNVKVMMGPVLDGAPDHLREFYEVSDEKPCDVAKVLRDSGAEILLNFLPTGSAEAARFYADIAIKEVGLGYMNGMPELIVCSKEYQEAAVKKNVPLIGDDVKSQLGGTIIHRALIKLFQDRGIKIKKSYQLNYAGNTDFANLVKRGKSKELTKTEALTSLIPYEAEISAGFAYVPLMKDRKTTKFYFIASNFGDAPLRFEATLEVEDSPNFGGTIADAIRCLKLALDRGIGGVLTSASAYLTKHPPMQVVDVEALEMLNEFIEGKRER; this comes from the coding sequence GTGTCTAAGGAAATTAAAGTGGCTATAGTCGGTGTTGGCAATTGTGCAAGCTCGTTTATCCAGGGTTTAGAGTATTATCGTCAGGTCGATCCCGAAGGTACGGTTGGACTAATGCACCCGGTAATCGGTGGGTACAAGGTATCTGATATAGTACCGGTTGCGGCTTTCGATATCGCTAGGAATAAAGTAGGGAAAGATTTAGCTGAAGCGATATTTTCCGCGCCAAATTGTGCTTACGTCTATCCAGACGTGAAGGTAAGGCCTACAAACGTAAAGGTTATGATGGGTCCCGTGCTCGACGGTGCCCCCGATCACCTCAGGGAGTTTTATGAAGTATCCGATGAGAAGCCGTGTGATGTAGCGAAGGTATTGCGGGATAGCGGAGCCGAGATTTTGCTGAATTTCCTGCCCACCGGCTCGGCAGAGGCAGCCAGGTTCTATGCTGATATCGCTATCAAGGAGGTGGGCTTGGGGTATATGAATGGAATGCCTGAATTAATAGTTTGCAGCAAAGAATACCAGGAAGCAGCGGTAAAGAAGAACGTCCCCCTGATAGGTGACGATGTTAAAAGCCAACTTGGCGGAACAATCATTCATAGGGCTCTTATCAAACTTTTCCAAGATCGAGGAATAAAGATAAAGAAATCTTACCAGTTGAATTATGCTGGCAATACTGATTTTGCCAACCTAGTTAAACGTGGGAAGAGTAAAGAACTGACAAAGACAGAGGCCCTTACGTCGCTGATTCCATACGAAGCTGAAATATCTGCAGGTTTTGCCTATGTGCCGCTGATGAAGGATCGCAAGACAACGAAATTCTACTTTATCGCGTCGAACTTCGGAGACGCTCCCCTGCGTTTTGAAGCTACACTTGAGGTTGAAGATAGTCCAAACTTCGGCGGGACCATAGCCGACGCCATTCGGTGTTTGAAATTGGCTCTCGATAGGGGAATAGGAGGGGTACTAACTTCTGCATCGGCATATCTGACCAAGCATCCTCCAATGCAGGTAGTAGACGTAGAGGCGCTCGAGATGCTGAACGAGTTCATAGAGGGCAAGAGAGAGAGGTAG
- a CDS encoding Gfo/Idh/MocA family oxidoreductase, with translation MRNLAREVLFLSRKYGFAVLGCGSIAELAHFPSIQRTPGAELVAVCDVNPDTAKSAADRWGAKYWFTDYHEMYEKAEGLDAVIIATPNNVHRNQAVAAAKAGLHVVVEKPMAITNREAWDIVNACRENKVKLMVGCDRRFWTQNQWAKQLIDQGVIGKVLMARSSLHEHWYLYQNNVAKTDFRLNCEVAGGAALPDTGAHAIDLLTWLVGSKVKRVTGVAKRLAMPDSYTLCDDTVWVLMEFENGSYGCVSCNRFSPVSSQVTELYGVEGTIYTSSDGTNPFQSVPMAVFTNKDYNFEDLPEIIKNYRWPQLFWVEDVINRPVQKRWVPIVPPRYPNNYENMTRHFMNCLINDEEPLVSGEDGARAIEVMCAVYKSMETGAWVDLPLKEEIIPPHYKVLPSED, from the coding sequence GTGAGAAACCTTGCGAGGGAGGTACTGTTTTTGAGCAGAAAATACGGCTTTGCAGTTTTGGGATGCGGAAGCATAGCTGAGCTGGCCCATTTCCCTTCCATACAAAGGACACCGGGTGCCGAGCTTGTAGCGGTATGCGATGTGAATCCGGATACAGCAAAGAGCGCGGCGGATAGATGGGGTGCAAAATACTGGTTCACCGATTATCACGAGATGTATGAGAAGGCTGAGGGCCTCGATGCGGTGATCATAGCAACGCCTAACAACGTCCATAGAAACCAGGCTGTTGCAGCAGCTAAGGCGGGGCTTCATGTTGTAGTCGAGAAGCCCATGGCTATAACGAACAGGGAAGCCTGGGATATAGTAAATGCTTGCAGGGAAAACAAGGTTAAGCTCATGGTTGGGTGTGACCGGCGGTTCTGGACGCAGAATCAATGGGCTAAGCAACTTATCGATCAGGGGGTTATCGGGAAGGTTTTGATGGCGCGTTCTTCTCTGCATGAGCACTGGTATCTCTATCAGAACAACGTGGCAAAGACCGATTTTCGTCTGAACTGTGAAGTCGCAGGAGGGGCAGCTCTTCCCGATACAGGAGCCCACGCTATAGACCTCTTGACCTGGCTTGTTGGTAGCAAGGTTAAAAGGGTAACAGGAGTTGCCAAGCGGCTTGCTATGCCAGACTCCTACACTCTATGTGATGACACAGTTTGGGTCTTAATGGAATTCGAAAATGGTTCGTATGGATGCGTCAGCTGCAATAGGTTTTCGCCAGTTAGTTCCCAGGTTACGGAGCTTTATGGAGTTGAGGGTACTATTTATACATCAAGTGACGGAACAAATCCGTTCCAGAGCGTTCCGATGGCTGTCTTTACTAACAAGGATTACAACTTTGAGGACCTGCCCGAGATAATCAAGAACTACAGATGGCCGCAGTTATTCTGGGTGGAGGATGTGATCAATAGACCGGTGCAAAAACGGTGGGTTCCGATTGTGCCCCCAAGATACCCCAATAACTACGAGAATATGACAAGGCACTTTATGAATTGTTTGATTAACGATGAGGAGCCTTTGGTTTCCGGAGAGGATGGGGCTCGGGCTATAGAGGTTATGTGTGCAGTATATAAATCGATGGAGACCGGGGCTTGGGTGGATTTGCCTCTCAAAGAAGAAATAATACCGCCACACTACAAGGTGTTGCCGAGCGAGGATTAG
- a CDS encoding carbohydrate kinase family protein: protein MVPDLVTVGHIVKEMIQYPDRTIGPVLGSPVAYSSVVAATLGAKVGVVTLIGSDMPRELLKPFIDAGVDTRGIVNRGADTTTSILTYFQSGDKQITYPKRAPAIVFEDIPESYRAARFFYVCTMDWDVPVETIKELRKLGATLAVDLGGYGGAHSSKHPTEEEKRHPDKLREFIGLFDIIRASIEDCRHLLGTGPEYAVDVAKLFVEWGAKVGVITLGERGSVGAEKDRIYQVPALSGKVVDTTGAGDSFSAGFLVEYMKSGDVERSMRFASAVALHVCEGTGGVRADRMPKLKDIESRLKLKELT from the coding sequence TTGGTTCCGGATCTTGTCACAGTCGGGCATATAGTCAAGGAGATGATTCAGTACCCTGATAGGACTATAGGCCCTGTATTGGGAAGCCCGGTTGCCTATTCCTCTGTGGTGGCGGCAACTCTGGGGGCGAAGGTGGGCGTAGTCACCCTTATAGGTTCGGATATGCCCCGAGAACTCCTCAAACCATTTATAGATGCGGGCGTCGATACCAGGGGGATTGTTAATAGAGGAGCGGATACCACGACTAGCATTTTAACGTACTTTCAGTCTGGCGATAAACAGATAACGTATCCTAAGAGAGCTCCAGCAATAGTTTTCGAAGACATACCGGAATCGTATCGGGCAGCTAGATTCTTTTACGTGTGCACGATGGATTGGGACGTGCCGGTTGAGACAATAAAGGAGCTCAGAAAGTTGGGAGCGACCCTTGCCGTAGACCTCGGGGGTTACGGGGGGGCCCACTCCAGCAAGCATCCGACGGAAGAAGAAAAGAGGCACCCGGATAAGTTAAGGGAATTCATAGGCCTATTCGACATAATACGCGCAAGCATCGAGGATTGTCGCCACCTGCTTGGAACCGGGCCCGAGTATGCTGTGGATGTCGCTAAGCTCTTCGTGGAGTGGGGGGCGAAGGTGGGTGTAATAACTCTCGGGGAGAGGGGCTCAGTAGGGGCTGAGAAGGATAGAATCTACCAGGTCCCGGCCTTAAGCGGGAAGGTGGTAGATACGACAGGAGCCGGGGACTCGTTCTCAGCCGGTTTCTTGGTCGAGTACATGAAATCCGGTGATGTGGAAAGATCTATGAGATTTGCCTCAGCCGTGGCGTTGCATGTATGTGAGGGCACTGGCGGAGTGAGAGCGGATCGGATGCCGAAATTGAAGGATATTGAATCTAGGTTAAAGTTAAAGGAATTGACGTGA